The genome window CAAAGAAATTGTTCAACGTAGTGGAGTTTCTCATAAACAAGTAAACCTTTCTAATATAGCTAGCAAACAAGGAACTCTTTTTAGTAATAATGCGGCAAGTGTTGCTAATTTTACAGATTTAGAACTTGAAGTAGTAAAAATAGTATTTGGTAAATCAATAAAAATTAATCTTTCTGATGCAAGGAAAAAAGCTAAAGGTGATGACAAACAACTAGATTTTTTTTCTTTAATAGATGGACAACTAGGTTCAGAAACAATTATTGAAGAAGAAGAAAAACGTAGTCAAACATTAGGCGGAGATTTCTACCTAGCAGATTTAGGTAAAGCAGCACAAGAAATAGAAAAAGTTTTGCTTAGTAATACTACTTCTTTAAGTTCGGCACTTATACAAGATTTTTGGTTCGTATTAGTGATAAAGAAGATATTAAAGCACATTGGGAATTTCGCTATGAAGATCTTCGCCCTCAAACCCTACAAGATTACTACGAATCATCACTTAGTACAGCAGTACAGCTAGCCTACAATGAAAAAGATAAAAGTTTTGAAATCGCTGTTGGTGAAAGCAAACGTCAGCGTAAAGAATTAGGTGCATATTACACGGACGCGCGGCTTTGTCGCTATATGGTAGAGCAAACCCGTTAAGCCAATTTTTGATGAGTCGTATCGAGCAATTGCGAATAGCAGTTGAGGACAAAGATTTGGCTACAGCTAGACAAACTTTTTATTCAATTGTCCATATGTCCATTTGTGACCCAACAATGGGTAGCGCACCGTTTTTGCGTGCTGCTTTTGATTATTTAGCTGAATCTACGCAATATTTTAAGCTTTGTAGATATGTTAATGAGTGTAAAAGCAAGCTACCAGATTTTTACAGTGAAGTAGCTAAAAACTATCCATTCCTTGCCGCTAAAGGTGGGCGAATGGATGAAGACGGCGTAGGGGCTTGGGAACTACATATTTTACGCCAAATGCTTTACGGCGTAGACATTGACCGCAAAGCCGTTTGTATAGCCTGCCAGACCTTTGCCTTATCATCAATGCGCTACTTAAAACAAGGTGAGCGTTTCCCATCATTTTTTAACTTAAATCTTAAGTTAGGCAATGCGTTAATTTCGCCTACAAGACCAAGCGACAGACAGCAACTAGCCAAAGATCAAGGTAAAGAGCTTGCAAAACTCATTCAACTTCGCCGCAAAGCGCGATTAATTCCCAACGATGAAAAAGCTTATGAAGAGCTAGCCAAAATCTTTAAGCAAATTCAAGACATAAAAACCCCGATTTTAGAAAAGCTTGTGCAAGAAAATGTAGCACCTATTTTAGATAAATTTACCGAAGAGTTATTGCCATTTTGTTGGGAGCTAGAATTTCCAGAAGTATTTTTTAATGATGATGGAACGCTTAAAGAAAACCCTGGTTTTGATGTTGTTATAGGCAATCCACCTTGGGAAGCAATTAAATTTAATGACAATGAATTTTCGCGCTCAATTGGAGTTACAGATATTTCAATTCAAAAGCTTAATCAAGACAAACAAGGAAGTTGACATAGCTTATAAACATTACCGTGAATCTATAGATGTTTGGAAAGAATGGGTTAGCTCAAACTATCAATATCAATACCAACAAGGCGGGCGAGATCGTAACAAATGGCGACTAGCAACAGAAGTTTCTTGGAAGCTTACAAAATTAAATGGTTCAATGAGTTTAGTTATACCAAGCGGAATAATTGCTGATGAAGGTGGTTTTGTCCTTAAAGAATGGATATTTTCAGAAGGTAAAGCAGGTACATTTATTTCTTTTGATGAAGCTAATAATGTTTTTCCGGCTCACAAGCTTTTACAGTAGTAATTTTCCAAAAGTAAAAGAACAGAAACAGTTAAACATTTTAGAAGGTTTAATCCAAGCTGAAACCTTATTTAATTGGCCTTACAACCGTTATCTTTATCTACAGATTTAGTGAAAAAGATGAGTCCAGAAGTTATTAGCCATTCCCAATATTAGGGATAACATAGACCTATCCTTACTAGAAAAGCTTATTCTCACCCTTTGATTACGATTACGCTTTTGGTATACACAAACGGTTTCTTATGATTTCCACATGGGAAACGATAAAGAACATTTTGAACGAGGTGGAGCAATTCCACTACTGGAAGGAAAAAGTATTGAACAATATGAAGTGGTTCAGCCTGAACAAATAGAAAAACGTGTCGCTTTCCGTCGTCAAACTGAGCCAAACAGACAATATCGTATTGCTTGTGCTGATGTAGCAGGAACATTATTAGCTCGCCGTATGTTGTGCAGCGTTTTACTCTATGGTTATGCTACAGGGATAAACTTATTAGCTTTCTGGTTACAGGAATAATGCTGAACGTCTTTCTTGTAGCAATACTTAATAGTTTTGTTATTGAATGGCGGGTTAGACAAATTGCTAGAAGCAACAATATTAAAAAATTTATGCTTACTCAACTTCCTATTCCGACCACCAAAACAGGACGTTGAAAGAGTTGCATCACTTGTAGCATCGCTTATAACCACAGATGAACGCTTTGCAGACTTAAAACCATTGCTGCAAGATAAAATGCCTGTTTTTCAAGAAGATAAACGACACGAAATAAAATGCTTAATTGATGCAGAAATAGCACATTTATTTGGCCTAACAGACATTGAACTTAGACGGGTCTTGGAACGATTTGATAAAGTCCACAAGAAACTAAAGATTTGGTTATGAAATATTTTCAAGAAATAATGGGTGAAGCTTAGGGGCGGGAATGGAACGCCAGAATTTATATTTACAACTATGCTGAAGCAGAAAATTTATTAAAATAATTCACAAAAAATTTGTCTGGTCAAACGCTAAATAAATGGCTTGTGGGATAAATATAAAATTGTGCCTCAAGAGCCGGTTCAAACGACATTTTAGCGTCCATGTTGAAATAAATATAGATACTTGGTTGATGCTAGAAGGTTTAGCTAAAATCACTAATCGCACACCTGAAGAATTAATTGAAGAATGGGCTAGCGATAAAAACAGCCCTTTACTTGTAGAAGAACAAGGTAAGTTTATTTCTCAAGAAACCTTAGAAAAAGTAGCCAAAGTTTTAAACATAGCGGAAATGTTCTTTAGTAAAACTATTGCTGATACACAACAAAAATTAGGTGATAATTATCCAGAATGCGAAAAGAGTGGCTAAAACAACTCAAGAAATTTTTAGCACATTACGCGAGTTATTAAATATTGAAATAGAAGGGTGAAAATTTATGTCAGCAAATCCAAAACATTACTACACACTTGAAGAATACTTTGCTTTGGAAAAAGTCGGTCATGCCCGCTATGAATATTGGGACGGCGATATTGTTTGCATGAGTGGCGGAACTAAAGAGCATGCACAGATTGGCGGAAATATCTTTGGTGAGCTTTACAGCCAACTTAAAGGTAGAAGATGCAAAGTTTTTACAAGCGAAATAGCTATTAATACTCCAGCTTTTCCCCCTTATCGTTATCCTGATATCAGTGTTGCTTGTGGAGATATGGCTTTTGAGAAAATATCCGATATAGATACACTAGCTAACCCTACAGTTATTTTTGAAGTGCTTTCTTTAAGCACCGAAGTAGCGGATCGAGGGCGCAAACTTCAAGCTTATAGAGCAATGGAAACGCTGCAAGAATACGTGCTTGTTTCTCAAGTTAGGCCACAAATTACCCATTATGTTAAACAAGACAATGGAGAATGGCAGAGCTTTGATATATCAGGTCTAGCCGTAACCCTTACATTAAATAGCATTGGCTGTAATTTGTCCTTGCAAGATATTTATGATGGCATAGTTTTTTAATTAAAAGTTATTGGAGGATTTATGGCTTTTAGCGATTATAAAACTATTTCACAAATACAAAGAATTTGGTATCAAATACCAAGAAGAAAATTTTATTCAAATTCAGCCCTTTGAAGCCTCCCAAGCTTTCTTAGAAGATATAAAATTTAATTTAGAGAATATTGATGTTTATACTTCAGGAAGTCATGTACAGAATTAATTGTCACACCTATTTTTCTGGAAGTTTATAAAAATATTGAAAAAATATTCTTTTTGGATTCAAAAATATATTACCTATACAGATAAATTAAGTGGTACACCTGACTATATGATTGCTACTAAATCTCCTTTAGGAAAAACTGTCTTAGATACCCCATTAATAGTAATTGTAGAAGCTAAAAAGAATGATTTTGAACAAGGTTTTGGGGCAATGTTTAGCAGAATTGGTAGCAGCACAAAAAATCAATGAAGATAATTTATTGCCTGTGTATGGAATAGTAACAGATGGAGAATTATGGAAATTTGGTAAATTAATTGACACAACTTTTTACAAAAAATATTGATGGATATACAGTTACAGCACTCTCAAAACTACTAGGAGCAATAGATTTTATATTACAAGCAGCAAGTCCAAAATAATATTTTTAATTAAGGAAATAATTTTTCATCAGTGGACGAAAAAAAATATTAGAAATGCTAGGCCAAGTGCTAACTGATTCTGCTAGTGGGTTGCAACTTGAAGTTTTAGAACTGGAAATAGCAAAAAATTAGGTCGTCCAATATCTCGAAAAAACTTAGAAGAATTACTTGTTAGACATCCAGACCGCTTTGAGGTTGATGGCGGCGGACATTGGCAATTAAAAATCCGCGCTCAAGCAATTGAAGTAGAACAACCAGCCCTATTAAAAACCTCGTCATCTTTGAAACACGGCTGCTATGTAGTCTTTGACCTAGAAACCCTTGGCAAAGACGCAGAAAGCGAAGAAACGGAAATTATAGAAATCGCCTATGCCCGCTATGAAAACAACAAACAAGTTGAAAGCTGGCAAACATTTGTAAAACCAAGTGTTGATATTCCTCAACTAATTACTGAGCTTACAACAATTGAAGATAAAGATGTTTGCAATGCACCAAACCAAAAGAAGCTTTAGAAGAAATTTTTAAGCGCACTCAAGGCTATCCATTAATTGCACATAATTGTTTTGCTTTTGATAGGGTTGTTTTACTTAATATTGCTGCTAGATTAAACATAGAATTGCCTAAAGATTTAGTTTTTCTTGACACTTTGCCGCTAGCACGAATATTTCACCAAAACCAGGTCAACGCCATACTAATGAAGATTTAGCACAACTTTACAATTCATATCAGGAAGGTGCGCATCGTGCGGATGTCGATGTAGCAATGCTTTGTGGTGTTGTTTCAGGGCTGCTAGCAGAAACTAACAACCACCCAGCCGGAGTTTTAATTTATGAGCTTTTACATAAAGCAAATGAACCTTGGGCCGATTTGCTAGACAAACCTAAACAACCTTTAGATTTAGACAATGTGCTAGCTCAGTTAGGCAAGGCTCAACTGCCTTTGCTACCAGCAAAAAACAAAGCTAGCGGTATTGGTGCAGAAACCAAAGCAGTTGACGCAATTTTTGACGAAATGCTAGCGCGTGGACGTGATAGCCGCGCTTCTCAAAAACGCTTTTCACACTTGGCCGCAGATGCTTTTCGTACAAAGCAATTTGCTGTTGTAGAAGCTGGCACGGGAACAGGAAAAAGCCTTGGCTATCTTATCCCTGCGGCACTTCAAGCACATAGCCAAAGCCAAGCTGTAGTTGTATCAACTTATACTAAAATACTACAGAATCAATTAGTAGAAAAAGATATAGCCTTTTTACAAGAATTAATGCCAAATCTAACGGCTGTAACTCTTAAAGGTCGTGGCAACTATTTAAGTATCAATAAATTACAAGAAGAATTGCTGGATGCTGTAGAAGAAGATTTTTTATCGCGTGCGCGTGGCTGGACATTATCGCTACTAACTTCACTAGCTATTGATAGCCCAACTGGTGATTTAGAAACGACTTGGTTTACTTTAGAAAGCCTGGATGAATATCTT of Blastocatellia bacterium contains these proteins:
- a CDS encoding Uma2 family endonuclease, which codes for MSANPKHYYTLEEYFALEKVGHARYEYWDGDIVCMSGGTKEHAQIGGNIFGELYSQLKGRRCKVFTSEIAINTPAFPPYRYPDISVACGDMAFEKISDIDTLANPTVIFEVLSLSTEVADRGRKLQAYRAMETLQEYVLVSQVRPQITHYVKQDNGEWQSFDISGLAVTLTLNSIGCNLSLQDIYDGIVF